tgcaataatatattttatcaattaatttaatattaatatttagaaCTATTCATTTACATAAAAATTGGATTATGAAACAATTTTGCAAGATATGTTTAGAAAcaacattaaaaatatatatataaatgaaagtattacaaaaatcataatttagttagataatgttaaaataatatttgaatactgtataaaaatataaaatttatattcaagTCATTACAATTTGGCTATAAAAATATGAtaacattttatttaaaataattgtccataaatttatctttaaaattggataaaattttattgcatttttcaTGAAATCACttcatattaattaaaataattttttatattgccAAATTTGATAGCCAAATAATTAAATGATGTTAATATTAAAAACATAAATTACTTAAATAATAGAGAACgtaaatttttaaaaaagaaaggCATGGTTTTTATttatagtaataaaaaaaaaagagaaaatatagTAAAGAAGAAGCGAGGATCAGGAACATTGTTCCATTTTAGCAGATATAATAATTTCctttatttcatattttattaataatacatATTCTATTACAAATATATACTTATAGATCCAGGTAGTAatataagatttatttttaaaattttctagcTACAGAAATATTCATAAGGTGATATAAAATAAAGTCTATTATATATCTATGGAAATGCCGTCCACTCCACACATAGACCAAAAAACAAAGTTTTTATCCGTTGTTATGCATCATTCTGTTTTTGGTAGTCTTGGCTTTTGTAAGGACTGAAAGCTTCCAAGAACCAATTCTTCTTCCTCCAAGGATTCCATCCCATCTCCTCACATATCTCATCACTATGATTGATACTATAGGTAGAAATGCAATGCCTCTTGTAAAATCTAGTAGTTCTCTTCATCACTTGTATTTCTTCACTTGTTTGTTCAATCATCTTTCCAATACTTGGAAGCTTGAATCTGTCATCAGCCAATCTAGCAAGCCATATGCACCTCAACTCTGCTGTGTGTAGATTGGACACACTTTCTATGTACCCCACAAAACCCATGTTGGGAATCAATGGATGAATTGTACCCCTGCCAGATAATACTCATTTTTTTCAGTTCTTGCATCATTTCTTTAATAACCCATTTAAAAATATGTAATGATTTGTCCATTTATGCATGTTAGCAGATTGATCAATTGAACTTATATTCAATTTGTCTAGGGAATACGTATGCCTTGAAATTTTTAACTAATTAAGGAGTCAAGCATGTGCAATTATGTGTATCAGTGTATGGATAGATTTTTATACcactttttatttaaaataataattaagttaattattgGGTTACTAGCACAGTGATTTGAGCATATCTAGATTACCTATAGAGGGGCATGATCCCAGAGGAGTCTGTTATCAGATTAGAAAAAGGGTGAGGCAACAAATCTTGGAGCTTCTTTTTCCCATCATAACCAGTAGCAAGAAGCACAACATCAGCTTCCAATTTGGTGTGGTCCTCAAATTCAATACCCCCACTCCAAAACCACCATTTGGAAGCCCTTTTGAACAAAATATTTCCTTTGTCTGCCTCTGGAAAGAAATCCTCTGGCAAGATAGCCATTTGGCAAGATGCATAGTCCTCCACGAATGGATGGTCAGGTTCCAGTCCATACTTCACTAGGGGAAGTTTCCACAACAAATAAGACTCTATGAACTTGGAAATTGCCTTTCTCTGCATgcccaaaaaaaattataaaaattaaagataTGATGATACGTATGATTTTGATTAGAAATAATGACGATGACTAAATGTATAATACCATTGGTGATGATAGAAGGCATAGTAGGGTCTTGAAGAAGCTTTGATTTGGCCTTTCATGTAGAAATTGAGAAGACCTTGTTGaaaaaaacaagaaaaatggCAAGCCCCATATCCAGTATGATGGAACAGTCCAATGTAAAGTCCGTATCACCATTGTGCACGGTTGACCTTCTGGTCCTTTTAACCATTTTCCAGCAGCAAACCAAACATTTATTGTCAGGATATATAAAAAATTCCAGATAGTAGAAAAACAATACAGCCAAAGAAACTCACCAAGACCTCTCATCTGACATTCAATTTCTGCTATGGACAAACTATATTTACCTAATTTTGTCAATAAAATACATGTTTTAATTAAATAGTCTTCCCATTTTTCCAATATCCTCTCGAAGATTTCTTAGTCCTGCACCTTTCAATGAAATTTCTAGCACTTCTTcgctttccttttccttttcttttttaaattattttttcagtTTTTATCTTTAGAATATTTTAATAAATGAGAAATTCTAAAATAGACTCAATCAAATATATAAATATGTGAGACTCGTGTATTCAATAGATAAATCTCATCATATTTTTGTCTTAAGTCTATAATTAACTGAATTTATACAAGAAAAATTCTCCATAAATATTGTATATGATGCACATagcaaagtctaaaatatttacaAAGCGATTTAAACCCGCAAAGTTTAGCGTGTTGGAGCAACAATTTAAATAGAAAttcaaaaacaaaaataaaataaataaacacaaCTTGTATAatgaagcttaaaaatagcagttTTGTCCTTTGAATGTCTACTCATATTCCAACATATAAGTATAAATATAGCTTATTCTTATCATTATCTTTTTTTGGCAGAATAAATATAATATCTTttctttaaattataatatatagttttcataaaaatatggtatttatatttttttaataaaatttgactCTGTCAATTGTATAATGGGTTTTTAATTATAGAATAAGTCAGATTAAATtatgatatttatatttttaaattaaaaaaaaaattaatcgaaTAACATCTATATAGATCGCACACCCTTCGTCAAGATTTTGATTAATATTGAAAATATACAGGCTTGGGGTCAACTCTAAGACCAATTGACGCAGTATTGTGCCTCCTAATCATGCATGCAACCGAGTAATATGTTTATTTATTCGATTTAAAAAAATTGGTAATTTTGAATTAGAATCTcatttaaactaaataaattttagaaaaattattgtgcaacatatatataattaataattatatattaacaaATGTTATAAATCATtaatttagtaattaaaaatatttgtctcgaaataatataataaggattaaaaatttaaattttaatactttATATTATTttcagaattaataaaaaaattaatatattaaatgttACTAGAATCACGTGAGATTAGAAATTCGGAATCTAGTGAAAGAGCTAGAGAGGGCAGTATGCATACCTTGGTTTGCCTTGGCGCATTCTACAGCTAAATCAATAGCTGATTTCTTGTAGCCAACAATGGCAACTTTCTTTCCTTTGAGTAGCTGGAGAGCAGCATCTTTGTCGAGTTTAGAGTAATCCATAGTATGCAACACCTTCCCATGAAATACATCTTCACCTTTACCAAGTGGAAACACTGGCATTCTTGCTACATCTCCATACTTCCCAATGCATACCACAAGAAGCTCAAAAGCATACCACTGCACACCCATCATTAATTAGATCAAGTTAGCAATCCAAATCAACAACAAAACAAACCTTTAGAAAATCCATCAAAAATTTCACAAAATTATCACAAATATAATAAAAGAGGTGTCTCAGattttacaaaattaaataatgGTGTCTCAGTGCATAAAACTTCCAGTAACTTGATCGGAATGGAGAGTTGCACCAAGGCTAACCCTAGCCTCTAGCCATATTAAGAACAAAGTGCAAAATGATAACATGCGTTAGTATTAGTAATAACCTGAAGATTTGGAGACTGGTTTGTCTCAACAGCGACCTCCCAAATGGGATAGCCCCTCAAGAGAGTCCCATACTCTCCTGGTTTCACGTCAAGGTGGGTGGTTTCACGGTCACCGACGTACCGAATCTCCACCACCTTTGAGTTAAACTTGACATATTTCAACACATCAAAATGTGTAGCATAGTTATGCAAGTATTCCAATATCTCTTGGTAAGAAGGAAAAGTTGAATTATCCCTTTCAGGCCAAGGATAATCCGAGAACTCAAAATCACAACGAGGGGTCTGGAGCCTAGTAGAAGTGAAAGAACAATGCTTCCAGACTCCCCCAATTGAGCCAGTAGCCTCAAAAACCAATGGACTGTAATGGGAGAGCTGTTTAGCAGCTGCGATGCCACTAATACCAGCCCCAATAATCCCTACTTTGTGAGATTGAAGGTGGTTTTGCTCACTAGCCATACTGGTTTTTCGATGATGCTAGCTACCTTAGTTTTGAGTCTTTGTGTGCAGGAAGCAAAGGGTTTGTGACCATTTTTATAGCTGTCGAGGGGAGACTATTTAATTATCTCGATATATATGACATAATAATTTAAGGGAACTTGTTAGGTTATTGATCAGTAGTCCACACTTTGTTTTCATTAAGTGATTGATGTGATAGCTACGTAAAACAAAGCTCGTAAATTTCAGTTCTATCTTCGTTTCCTTGTTCTGATCAAATGTataaatttcttctttcttttcaaggatttaaatcgaaaaattttaataaaaattacatctctaaattaattttcatatatCGTATActattaatttcattttcttatgatatattatttgtaattttctataaatatatatacgtaattatataaaaattgaatCATAATATCACTTcaccaaaatatttaatactcacctaatgctaaaataattaattatcgaagaaatgaagtgaattaatGGCTGTGACGACCCCCCCCAAGTTGGGATTAGTATTAAAGATTTTGCTAGGCATAAAAAATAAACAACTGGGGAAGTAAACTCATTGTTTATACAGGTTAGTTAACATAAGACTGGCTTGAATTCAAGCGTTCCCATGGTACCATTATATTTATGATCTTTTATAACATGTTTTCGTGTTTCTCCAGAGAAGAGGTCAACCCATGATTTCAGATAATATAATGccctttttttcctttatttaattcaaaaattaaaataatttgttCTTACTTAGAGGATGATGTTACAATGCGTAGCTATACagctattcatatatatatatatatatatatatatatatatatatatatatatatatatatatatatatatatatatatatatatatatatatatatatatatatatatccattgACTTAAGCAGTCCAGTGtctatctttattttatttttatttaaaaaatttgataattcattaataaatatatatagtataattttttcataacagaaaaaaaaaattattttattatattgcaAAATCTATATATGGCCACTGtataaaatttgattaaaattgaaaaaattaattaaattcatttaatttataaatttatttttttttaataatttaatccaGTTCAATttgttattttaagaaatttaatttattattagatttttattttttagaaaaattgaTAAGGCTGAATTAAACAATTTgttgtttttaattaattattattagatctcaaattaaagttaaaaataaaaaatataattgaaaTTAGTATGGAATAGtccaaaataaagaagaaaaaaaacaaGATAATGTACAAATCGATAAATCAtacaaaatcgaatcaaatcaaatcaaattgaattgaatttattcgatttgtttttttttctctaatttaattcaatttggtttgatctaccaaaaaatttgatttatttcttttgGTCCCTATCCAGTTTGATTTGATTTGACCTGTTAAAAAGTTtggtttatttatttttcaaatttttagacCAAATTAAGGAAAACAGACCGGTGCTTACCCCTAATGCTCACATGCCATTGTTTGGTATAATAGAAATTCTTAAATAGAGTTAATCTACCTTATTATTcttaaattaaagcaataaaatcattttataataatataatcatGAAAAAGTATGTGATTTAATTTTGAATTtcctttttatatttataaaattatagatAAACATGAATGATGTgcaataatttaattgatttagtgTACATATGACATATGTCGTGATAGACTGAATTTACTAAATTCTCTTTTGGTATAATTATCTTGCTCTAGCCCAAGGGAAAAAAATTCCATTTATTGAAGTTTCTTCATTTGTTCACATACACAAGCCGTTGTTGGCTGTTgtaacctctctctctctctctctctctctctctctctctctctctctctctctctctatatatatatatatatatatatatatatatatatatatatatataaaaggtctAATTCAATGAaattaagtatttaaaattataaaattttaattgaaattaaatcaattgaaaatatataattgaaattaattagggcaaacttttcaATTTGGGGGAGTTCGGATTTGTTTTGTACTAACTACTGAGAGTACCAAAAAACTATTTTGCATATATTTATCTTATTCATTGTGAAAACTAAGGCTGAATGtaattaatttcatgaatataaacaaattgttgaaagtattattattattattatttgcaatTATTTTATGATTACAATCACAAGTTATACAATATAACCgaaaaatttatctaaatttgatttattataaatttaaaatataaatatttgagttttatttattttatacgtAAATTTCTATCATACATAGTATGTATTGTATTTACCatatatcaaatataaaaaaaaaaatccaactaGGAAAACTCGACTAAATAGGTAGGAAAACTCAATATTCTCATTATAAATGTTGTTGCTCAATATTAGTTTGAAATAAAGTATTTATTCTATAGATAAGATTTAAACAAATCCCCTTTCTTTAAGTTAACTTTTGAGGTTGAGCTAGACACGgtctatttttttatatatggTATCAAAGTAGCTAGGACTTAGGTAAACctcctctttttttttaaataaaaaaataaatctccTTCCTTTAAGTTAATTTTTGGATGGAATTAAGTCTAATTTATTTTCTGTATAAATAATAATGtatgaaaatataaattatataaaatattgaaaAGTATAGATTGTGGATTGGGTCACTCTAAATCtagaaattaacaagaaatttaagtaTTGCAAATTCATTGCAGGTGATATATCCTTTAATTTTTATAGAAAGAGTTGTACGATAGAGCTCGTAACAGCTACATATAAGGTATATACCCCTAACTGGGATTTCTACGAAAGTAAAGAGACGTGTTAGAAAAGAGAGATTTGATCTGTAATTATATCGTCTTCAATATTATAAAATTTCgagatcaaaattaaaataataataaaaaaaagaagaatttaaaattttaaacacatGCATGAATCTGTCACTCAAAAGTTGTCATGTTGCCCAGCTGCTATATATTTGTCACAGTTCAATCAATTCGATCATTTCGCTACCTTTGATTGAGGGCAAGCGATCTTCAAGTTTATTGTCTCACAGCCACCAGGCTAGTTCCTTGATACTTTTTGGGAATTGACTAAGTATATTACCCACATGCTTGCTTTTTCAATtaaatggaattttttttttttttaattagctcTCCACCGTTGAAGAAAGAAAATAGTATTCTCCTAATTCTTCGATTCCCGCAGCCCTCATTGATTGATTTTCCAATCCCTTAATTATTGCAATTTATTTGcagaaaaatataatatattataaaatattaaaaaataatactctTTATTGATATATAATTACTTATGCGTCCTATATTACATACAATAATCTCCATTTCTTTACGATTAAAAAAAGACAGCACATCAATTTGCACACGGAAGAAACTCCTCTTATTTCTAAGAAATTCATATATATGAATGTGCAAGAAACAATAAATTGAAATTCTCAATCTTTTTAAATGtatatttattcaaataattttataaaaaataaattgaaaacttAAATATACAGCTATATTTATAGAAAATGAATTAGATAATTATTTTTTAGTAGGGAAGATTTGAACTTAACTCTATTTTTTAGTCTGTTTGATATTATTATTggaggaaaatatttttttaaatatgttagaattaaatttgataaattttaattattaaaataataaaattatttttttaacatcttagataatattttttaaaaaaagtaatttaataTTCACATTACAACACTAaacaataataaataatatattttcaatCATGAAATCAATATGCATGAATtaaatgcttgaaatttcaaAAAAAGGAACAAATTTTATCTCTCATTTTCTGAAAATAAAAGTGCCCAAGTAAAGAGCTACGTGGATATATATGCTTGAATGAAGATTTGGAAAATTGAGAAAAGCTTTTGACATATTCGTGCTTTCCACCGAGTTGTCTTTGTCTTATTAATTTCTCTGGCAATGGAGTGAAAATTCTTTCTAAGGCTTCATATATCACCGCAGACATGTTTttggaattattaaagaaaatatatatatattatttttacttaaacaaaaaaaaaaagaaagatattTTTCAACCCAATCAAATTTTTGTCTATATCCAACCCAGAATACtcgagagtttttttttttccttcaattttcttgccctaatatataaatttatttataaactaattaaaattttaaaaaaattttatatatataatttttttatttcaatttcttaGATTCAtatgtgttatatatatatatatatatatatatatatatatatatatatatatatatatatatatatatatatatatatatatatataacattaacATACTTTTTCCAAAAACACATATCTATAAAATATGTCTATAAATTAAATACATTATAAAGTAGATTCatgatgaattaatgaatataaaaagaaaattttgatactattttttattaataaaactagCTACATGTCCGCACTTTTGCaagttattattaatatttaaattgttaatatatttatatttataattaatattaatcaattataatataataaatataaatttaatattatgtaaattattaaaagaCATATCTTTAAAatgcattaaaaatatataaaatgttaaaagaaataattattagtATAAACTTACATTAATTAtcccaaataattaaaaaaattataaataaaaagtaaaataaaacataaaaaatatacttccattaaaaaaattgtaatcgattcattttaaatataatatcatcaattaatgcatttttattattttttaatttgtaatatttAAAGTTGATTGTAAAAAATTTTGAGAGTTGAATATGCaactaaataatatttttagaGTGCAATAATATGagattatttgaataatattatgtaaattatatattaattatatgtaaATAGGTTTAATATATGAGATATTTAAGGAGATAATATTGTAATAATGACACAAAATTCTCTCTAAAAGTGAAGGCAGGTTTGAAATAAAGtttacatttattatttaatcaaaatgaaataaattataataatttattttttataaaaaggaagatatttcattaattaaaaataaaataaaaatgtaaagtataaattaatatataatatttttacataaataaattaaaatttataaaaaaagcaatataaaaaagttttaataatgTATTTAATCGTAAAGGCCttagttttaaaaattaattttaacaaaaataataatttaaatcataaaaaattaaaataataatatcaataataataatgataattaaattaaaaataaaaaataaataatt
The sequence above is a segment of the Hevea brasiliensis isolate MT/VB/25A 57/8 chromosome 11, ASM3005281v1, whole genome shotgun sequence genome. Coding sequences within it:
- the LOC110636552 gene encoding probable flavin-containing monooxygenase 1 produces the protein MASEQNHLQSHKVGIIGAGISGIAAAKQLSHYSPLVFEATGSIGGVWKHCSFTSTRLQTPRCDFEFSDYPWPERDNSTFPSYQEILEYLHNYATHFDVLKYVKFNSKVVEIRYVGDRETTHLDVKPGEYGTLLRGYPIWEVAVETNQSPNLQWYAFELLVVCIGKYGDVARMPVFPLGKGEDVFHGKVLHTMDYSKLDKDAALQLLKGKKVAIVGYKKSAIDLAVECAKANQGPEGQPCTMVIRTLHWTVPSYWIWGLPFFLFFSTRSSQFLHERPNQSFFKTLLCLLSSPMRKAISKFIESYLLWKLPLVKYGLEPDHPFVEDYASCQMAILPEDFFPEADKGNILFKRASKWWFWSGGIEFEDHTKLEADVVLLATGYDGKKKLQDLLPHPFSNLITDSSGIMPLYRGTIHPLIPNMGFVGYIESVSNLHTAELRCIWLARLADDRFKLPSIGKMIEQTSEEIQVMKRTTRFYKRHCISTYSINHSDEICEEMGWNPWRKKNWFLEAFSPYKSQDYQKQNDA